A single window of Coffea eugenioides isolate CCC68of chromosome 7, Ceug_1.0, whole genome shotgun sequence DNA harbors:
- the LOC113777029 gene encoding uncharacterized protein LOC113777029 produces the protein MVVSRTKEQIFGFVRDNIRKRFQNRKNKFLSPAGKEVLLKAVAMAMPTYVMSCFKLPRRLCKDVCALMANFWWGESNGKNKIHWISWERMALEKKAGDLGFKDLEAFNQALLGKQVWRIGNGRSASIWEHKWIPDTTTGRPTTRQRSMCKLEKVGKLISHQRWNRNIIFRNFNRHDAHKILAIPLSLSEREDSFYWQPKAGGQYTVNSGYKLLMKQSIKRKTGNPDGASSSYAEGSPQVIQMWNTLWSLNIKHKIKFFIWKCIQGALPVNEAVRRRTVQGDPTCTTCGTAQEIVEHLLLTCPHSMNIWKAAPIQWDGAKDQQGNFKRWWLRISEARHRPEGLEHIGLTANILWQVWKERNKREFEKSDIVTPFKTIARAHKDWMEQLQEEVTKVEKSTEETVPRQDLQDQNYTNEGPVIMEIETTKEKGQHNVGIGITVKEYAWNRMTGWIMNEISLGNKVLDDALALKLALCKAMHRNWSKVKLKFCNKELWRQIKQQSPANIKMAIVLEDISKLQSLFCMCSFDLCRQEHMLVSKKLSDDALGVIVDEERLFPQCS, from the exons ATGGTTGTCTCAAGAACTAAAGAACAGATTTTTGGCTTCGTGAGGGACAATATAAGGAAAAGAttccagaaccggaaaaacaaatttttgagCCCAGCAGGTAAAGAAGTATTGCTGAAGGCAGTCGCAATGGCTATGCCTACGTACGTGATGTCGTGCTTCAAGCTGCCAAGAAGATTGTGTAAAGATGTCTGTGCACTGatggccaatttttggtggggAGAATCTAATGGCAAGAACAAAATACACTGGATTTCTTGGGAAAGAATGGCTTTGGAAAAAAAGGCAGGAGATCTAGGCTTCAAGGATCTTGAAGCTTTCAATCAAGCTCTGCTAGGAAAGCAAGTATGGAG GATAGGGAATGGGCGTAGTGCAAGCATCTGGGAACACAAGTGGATTCCAGATACAACTACAGGTAGGCCGACTACAAGACAAAGGAGCATGTGTAAGCTGGAAAAGGTGGGAAAGCTCATAAGTCATCAAAGATGGAATAGGAATATCATCTTCAGAAATTTTAACAGACATGATGCGCACAAAATTCTAGCTATACCCTTGAGTCTTTCAGAGAGGGAGGATAGCTTTTATTGGCAACCAAAGGCAGGAGGGCAATACACTGTCAACTCGGGCTACAAACTCCTGATGAAGCAAAGCATAAAAAGAAAAACGGGTAATCCTGATGGAGCAAGCTCTAGTTATGCAGAAGGTAGCCCTCAAGTTATTCAAATGTGGAACACTCTATGGAGTTTAAACATTAAGCACAAgatcaaattcttcatttggAAATGCATTCAAGGAGCTCTGCCAGTGAATGAAGCTGTGAGGAGGAGAACGGTCCAGGGTGATCCTACTTGCACAACTTGTGGAACGGCACAGGAAATTGTAGAACATCTCCTGTTGACCTGTCCTCATTCGATGAACATTTGGAAGGCAGCTCCTATTCAGTGGGATGGGGCAAAGGATCAACAAGGGAACTTCAAACGATGGTGGCTAAGGATTTCAGAAGCAAGGCATAGACCAGAGGGGTTGGAACATATTGGTTTAACTGCTAATATCCTGTGGCAAGtgtggaaagaaagaaataagagGGAATTCGAGAAATCAGATATAGTTACACCTTTCAAAACAATAGCAAGAGCACACAAGGATTGGATGGAACAGCTGCAGGAAGAGGTCACGAAAGTTGAAAAGAGCACAGAAGAAACAGTCCCTAGACAAGACTTGCAAGATCAGAATTATACAAATGAGGGACCTGTGATAATGGAAATAGAAACAACAAAGGAAAAAGGACAGCATAATGTTGGGATAGGAATCACAGTTAAGGAATATGCATGGAATAGAATGACAGGGTGGATAATGAATGAGATCAGTCTGGGAAACAAAGTCCTAGATGATGCACTAGCTCTGAAGCTGGCCTTGTGCAAAGCTATGCATCGAAACTGGAGCAAGGTTAAGCTGAAGTTTTGTAACAAGGAGCTGTGGAGACAAATCAAACAGCAGAGCCCTGCGAACATTAAGATGGCAATAGTACTGGAAGACATCTCTAAGTTACAGAGTTTGTTTTGCATGTGCTCTTTTGACTTGTGTAGACAAGAACATATGTTAGTTAGCAAAAAATTAAGTGATGATGCTTTAGGCGTTATTGTTGATGAGGAAAGACTGTTTCCTCAGTGTTCTTAG